A region of the Phaseolus vulgaris cultivar G19833 chromosome 11, P. vulgaris v2.0, whole genome shotgun sequence genome:
AATAAcgaattaaatttataaatgaatCATATGCATACGAGTATAAGTAATTCAAACTAACtataaatcaatattttataaataatattattatttttattaatgttattaataaaattgttgaagctcgaattcaaattttatctagaatttataattactattatataagataaattttgttcatatattattattattatttttattagtctAACTTTAAATTCCTCGAGataacatattaatataattttgtttataaaaagtagtttagaaattaaaaaatatatatcaattatttatataattgttataatataatcttatatattttataattaatttatacacaacacaatattttttatctacCTTATACAAAATCATAGGTCACGTGTAATGTAAGCTCtgaaaataacttaaaaaagtACAATGATTCATATATTGTAGTCATGATCAAACTTCATAGAAATACAACAATCATGGTTCTTAATTCTTAATCGGTCACCATCTTTCTTCCTTCGCTTGACATTTTCTGAATTATGAAACTTACTTTAACAGATCCTCTTTCTTCTTGGTATAGTTTCTTTCCCAGACCAGTGAATATAAAATGAAGTCACCCTTTTGACCGCTGTGATAATCAAACTTTGGGTCCCCTGCAGAAATATAAGAGAAAATGACGATTCCTATGATGGAATCTGACACTGAGGTGCCCTTCTCACTCAAACATAATTTTGAAAAGCAATATGAGAAAAACAGAGCCAAACATGGATCCGCAGGTACTCTTTTACCTGCCTTCAATTTTGGGATTTTCACCTCAAGTCATCACTCTATTATATCATATCCATTTTATTTCCCCTTTCTATTTCACCCACAATAATTGAAAAGGTTGTGGGTCTGGTCTGCGTGAATCACTATATCCATTGTTTCTTACAAATACAATTCATTTCATCTGGTGTCCGCTACAAGGTTGGAGCTTTCTGAAACCCTTTTTCGTTTTCTTCAATCAATCTATTGATTGATGTTATGGGTTGAAGGATGGATGATGTGCTCTGGGGTTAGAGCCACTGAATGTGAGGATTGAGAAGAAAATGGAACAGAGATTGTGGTCAACATCACTCATCACGTTACTTTCTGGTTCCCCAACAACATCTTCCATTTGATTATTCATCAAACTAGACACACACAGGTCGGTGAAAAGGATCACTactttttgatttattttattgttttgttttgaggTTTTGGTATATACCTGCGCCTGCGTCTGTGGTTTCAGAACAGCAGTACCAATGATCCTGTTTTCTGTCTCCGCACGCAGCGATTACTCAGAAAAGTCATGTGATACACTGACATGACTAGAACAGAATATGCCTTCATTTTTCGTCTTTTTAATTTGACCATTAACGCAAATTTATGCTTTTATGCTTCTGTGATTCATTTAACATCTTCTTAGGACATACAATAGAGTTTCCAATTAATAATTTTCTGGAGGAATCTACTGTAACAAAGCTCTAGTGCATGTTTGATGCTAATAATTATGTTTCAggagaacaaatatttttaaaagttcttACTTAATCTCTCTTCTCAACAAGTACTACCACAAcaatttcttctttatttcctCACCAAAAGTGGAAAAAAAATAGGAAGGTGGTCTTAAAAGTTTTGGAccatataactaaaataaataaaaagtaatttgccccaaatttataaaaagagagaaagaaatatGGAATGTAATGTTAAAGTATAACGTAGTGTGTTTGTTATATTGGATAAAAATCTTGATATTTACACATGTGATCAAGAAAAAAAGATCTGTTGAGAAATATGAAGTCCTTAAATGaataataatacattttaaaataagttacaACCACCCAAATATGAGGCAAGCTTTAatggatttattttttttctaatgtaaAATTTTCAGCCAAATGGATCTTTAAGGAGAAAAGAAAATCTTCTATCTCTTGTGTAGAttcttgttttttaattacatatttttgaAATACATTCAAAGTTAATGAGGAAGGTGACGCATGGAAAGTGGATGTTTGAATGTATAAATTTGCTATAATTGTTGAGTGGAAGAAAAGTAAGAGAAGGTAGGTGTTTCTTGTGGCCTCACTCATGAAGAGGAAAGAGATCAAAGTTTGTAGATTATAATTTTGCCTTTAAAggtgtaaaaataaattttaaggttttttcttaaatagtatactttcatttgatatttattgaaatgagtaattttttattttattttaaaattaaataaatcatgcatgtaaaatataatttaagtaCGATTTGAGTCTAACAGTTTATAAACTGAAGTAGAATATAATAAGTACAATTTGTCCAATTTAgacaagttttaaaatatattctttttctcaattcaagaaaatattaaataagaatataagaaaaaacagattttaattatctaaatttttctatttttttctcaaaaaaaataaataaaattaaaggacACGGAGTTCGAATCCTTATCCAAGAACTAAATTATCTGAatgtttatttatgattttatattaaAGGTAATAAGATTGTTCCATTTATTGtgaaaagaaattatattaatgaCGCAGGTGTATAATTGATTACGTTAtctacataattaattatgtccAGATGTATTATAGTTTATTCACCCTTTTACATCACTCTCTTCACAAAAGGATACAATCTTattatttaatgtaattaattttcaatcataatcattactagaatttaaattatataattaaattgtttatataccaatttaattGTCTAAAAACTTAATTGCTCGCGAAACCACTCTAATTTTCATTGGCATAAATTTTGGCCACTCTTGTTTACtcattattagttttttttacttAGTAAActttttatgtaacaattataaaataaataaatatataaatatataactttaatttaataaataagtattAAGTGTTTTTTATTAACTCTTCTTATTTTGAAATGAAGAAAATCACatataaatgaattaaaagtgGAGTAAAATAGTTGATATTTtcttaaagttaaaataataaataaataaatgatatttaCTTATATCTCACACATACAACAAAGGATAtatttctttcatattttacttcttttcttcaatttatCAACTTTTAGTTTATGGGTTAGCAACGGACTGTTGTCAAAAGGTTAAGAAATTTAACCTAcaacttttaaaatatcaattgaacgaaataagtttttagaaaatatattcaaataaaaattttcaatttatttctcCTTCTTTCCTTCCTTTTTCACCTCACGCCTTATCCGTCCTATATACTTATCAATTAGTacatgtaatatatttttagtaaaaaacattgatgattttttaatttcaaatatgaacactttgaaaaaaaaaatgcaataaaaCGATGTtaaactgataaaaaaataaaaataatttttgtattcaccatagttaaataaaaaacataatatgaaaattattccattaatataatattattgaaattaaaaatatatattaagataGTTGTAACACCCTACTATTATAacattctaaaattttaaaatatgtatatcTACAAAATCATATGTATTGTACTAAGGAAACATTTAcacatataaattatttttatatacataattaTCTTCTAAACGTTTTTAGTGTTTCTCTTAACACCTGCATTATTTTATACTtccgtgtatatatatatatatataattaaggattaactaatattataaaattaaacaatattaattacatgtatattaatatattactcaaattaatcaaatttGCAATCACATCTAAAATTTCAaacattaatgttttttttaacactcatgcttttgatttttgaaataatgATTTTAAGGACCTTCCAACACAGATTAGCACTTcactttttataaatatattttctcgttatctcataattttttaatcaactTGATGAAATTAACAAtgaatttaagattttttttcttaataaatctAATACTTAATAATCAACACTCAATAGACCAATATCTTCAAAGATATCTCACCATCAACCACACccataaagatcataaaaaaacaatatattttttatcttttctccATACATATCTAATGCACGTAAAATTTGTCCtataaacataatttttctcataaatttcaataaataatatcACTTAAGTGACATATTCTTTAAGAAGAAATTCAAAAGAGTTACCATTAAATATCTCATACTTTATCAACTAGAGTTATACATTTCAATTCAATAGTTTCAATCTAATTCAACCAAAAtcattatttctattttaaaacttttaaacttAAATCAACATTCTATATCGATCAAAACTAAATCTTAACATTATCTTTCAATTCCACACAAAATCTAACATCATATTTAAAAACCACAATAATTGAAATTAACATCATCTTTCAATTGCACACAAAATCTAACATCATATTTAAAAACCATGATAATTGAAATTCATCAAACTTAGTACTCCTCTTATCTATATATGAATCTTTGTTGCTTCCTAGCtagaagaaaaacaacaagCTTAAGTCAAATTAGAAAAATTCCAACCTACTCCTAGATATTATGattaacaaacaaaacaaagaagCTCAGATTTTACATGCTTTAGCATTTTAATGGAGTGAATTGTGTAGGACACTTAATTATGATGCATATTATCTCTGTACTGAAATAGTAGTAGTAGTATTCCTGATGCTGGAAACAATCCTCCATCCATTGGTCAATTTGATGCACTAGAAAGAATAGATTATAATGCAAATAGAAAGAACAAAACCCCCCCTTATCTGCCAAGTTAATGAGCTTGCATTGATTAGCTGAAACCATTAAGAAACAACAGTGATGAGTTGTGAATGACACTATTTCACCAGTCCATCACTTCCAGGCAGAGAATACAAGGCATCAGGGTACGGCTACACATGGTTTGACTCCCTTGCAAATGTATGTGTTTGTGTGGACAAGCTTCTTGTGCTTCACTCAGGCCATGTTTGGTTCTCAGTTCTGAGTTCTCAGTTCTGAGGTTTCGACTTTTAATGTTTGCTGTTCAATGTTCTGGGATCTTACAGAATCTAAGACAATGACCCTCCATTCGTTCACTCTTCTCATACTAGTTCATGATACAGGCTTTCcttattttttatcatcaagGAATTGGAAAGATAAAGTCTTTTCAAATATTagttttatacatattttacttttttacagTATTTCATAAACAAGTAACATTAATGTTTCACTTCAGATTAGCTGACTTTATTATAAGGtgtgaattatattttaattttaattgatgTATAGTattcaacaacaaaaatatagtAAAGTAACAACGCCAAGAATATAACGGAAAatccaaaattttaatattctcTTTTTAGTTTTCAAGTTAAAGGTTGGAACACCAATATctttaaagtgattttttttttctaatttggcATCGTTTTAAAGTTGTTTTAAGTATTAAACATGactttttgataatttttccTAGACTCTATTTAGATTAGTGATAAAATTGAAATGTAATAGAACAATAGAACAAAATGGATTGGAAAAAAATGAATCAAACTTGACACTCTATTGTtagaataatttataaataaatattttattacttgaCACTCTATTGTTACTTAAATCACGAGACTTCTTATTTAAATTCTGAATCAAATATAATAATCGGATCTTATACTTTTCTATCCAACTTTTTTTTCCAGATTCACTTAACCATCAACactactattattttaataacttttttatattatttaattacaattttcttttattatatatattttttcctaaAACCATCACATTGTATAGACTTTAGGGATCTCAAAGTATAtctgttttaaataaaaataaatatatcattgATAGGCAAGGTTTCAATTAATGCAGAAAGAATATTAGaaattttattgctttgatAAAAAGCTTAAAACCAAAAGAATATAGAAAAAAGTTGCTTGGATACTAATAATATTGTTAAGAATgctgaatattaatattattaaaaatgaattttaagtgtaatataattttataaaattaatatcataAAATATCATAACATTTTAAGTCGATGTGTGATGTGCCGTGACAGAAAGACAAATTCAAATGACCTAGTATATCACATCATTTTGGAACATTTATATGTTACGTAAGACGTCATTACTGGTACGATGACGTACTGTTGAAGGCTGGGACCAATCCACCCAAAAGATAATAGATCTaaataaaatcaagaaaaatattaaaaaaaacaaccaaATAAATCTtactgttttaaaaaattaaattttctttttctgataTAAATGTAACGAAACAATAAGTAAGAGCAGGTATATTTGTCTCCAATAAGTGATCCTATAAGAAATTTCCAAAACAGTGAAAATTGAAAAAGTCTAGATTATTATGCTTTTGTGATGGCTGAACGTACTTTTTGGAAATTTGGATATTGATTGCTGTATACGATCAACGCATCGCAGCTCCCCTTTTGAGTATTATTGGTTTTCATGTCATACCTGTCACGTTTCCACCACTCACATTCATGTGAATTTGCAACCCCGTCGATTTCGATCCAAATGGGAAGATTACGAGATtcttaattatttctttttcttattgtaAGCAACCAAACAACAATGGTGCATGTGATCGTCACCCATTACTGTAGTTATTCGTGCAAGTTTAGCAGAAACCAATGCTTATGTCTACATTACAGTATACCACTCTTACataattattgtttaaaaaCACATCGTATATTCAGAACAAATCAATAACACAGGTTTAAGACATAAAAATAACTGTGCTAAAATCTGACGTATCCAGTTAAATTAAACTATTTGTACTTTATTCTATGAAGTAACATAATTATGAAAAGATACTAAATTCAGCTTAGTTTCATATATTTGGCATATAAAGTTTGTTAATACTCAAATATACTCATCAATTTTTACTCGATACACAAAAGTATCTTCCAGTATTTAAGATCTGAACTGGTATTAAAACAGTTTTGTCCAATAGTTCTTCATCAATCACATAATTTTCTCTGGGGTGGGATTGAGATGTTGATTATGGTGAAGGGAATGCATGACAGGACTTCTCATCCTACTTTTCTGCTAACTGCCAGTACGTGTCTATTTCAGTCCAAAAATTATTAGAAGAACACAGTTGTTGATGCTAATCAGTGCTCAGAGTTATTGCACCAATGATGCTAATTCTGCCCCTCAACTTGTTATCTAAAAGGCCAATGAGGTGCAAGTGATCCTGACACATGAACTTGTCCGGATTGTGTTATATTAAATGTAAGGTTCCTCTTGTGCAGTGAGTGCACAATTAAATTATTCAGCCTCCGCAGACACAATCACATGCCAACCAATTAACACCAAGCCCTTCTGTATTTTATTGTCCATTTCGGtataaaagaaacaaatcaGAAGCAAATACACATTACATTTTCATATGATCTTAGACTCctattttttgagaaaaaaaaatctcatttcaATCACGACGCCCAAAACCATCGATGCTGGCGATGCTTCTTCtttctcaagtaacaacaatgaTAATATTACAATTTACAACATGACATGCAGCTTTTCTTCACCCAACCAACCTCAACTTCAATCATAATCACTTTACTTAGTTTCCGATAATAAAATGAAACCTTTCTCctttactatttatattttttattttgccttgctggTCAAGCAACTTGTTACCATATCTTCCCAAGGAGTAATGATTCTTTGTTTGATAAGCACAAACATCATACCAAGAACAGCATCATATCACTGTTGTTTATCATCTTCCCACTCATTTTCAGCAGCAATTTTTCCGGAGCTGCGGCCACCCATCTTTCCAAATGAGTTCACACTTGATAATCCCTTGATGCTGCTGCTGCCACCCTCGTTCATGGTTCGGGTTTTCCTTGACTTGCTAGGCTTGGAAAAAGTAATGTCAACACCATCTTGATCAATGTCATGAAGGCTTTCTTTTTTCACAACCACTAATCTTGCTATGCTGCTTCTGCAGAATGGACAAACTGGTGGGACAATACGAGAAGTAGAAGGGTTAGGCTTGTTGTGACAACACAGGGCTAGTGTGCATTGTGCACACATCTGGTGACCACAGTCTTGCACCTCAATTGTGCACACTTGCTCAAAGCAGATGCAACATAATTCCGTCTCGCTAACCtgaaatatcaaaattaatttagaatgcTGCTACATTTTACAAAACTAAAATCCAAATAATTAGACTTCTATACGTATGTTTCCCTAAATCAATCCAATGACgcatgtaaaaaaataatagcaAACTCAAAAAAGTTAGTGTGAATTCAAAGGGTGTCTAATTACCTCAGAAATGTTGTCATCTGTCCCATCAGAGTGTGCTGGAGATGGAAGAGAGTAATCACTCCCTTTCAATATGTTTTTCTCCCTTTCCCTGTTTGCGTTCATCAGGGCCTGCTCTAATAATTCTTTGGCGTCTGGATTAAGCTCACTGATCACCTTCAAAGATGATGGCCATACAAGAGGCTCAGCAGACGAAAGATTCAGCAATGCTGCACATGCGTTGTGTCTATGTTTAAGAGCAACTACATAAGGTATACGCCTGCTTAAACACAACATAGAGTGTTAAGGCAAATTCAGAAATTAATACGATAATCTAAAATATcactaataaattttttatcaataactCATGTTGCAAGATGAGGGGTAAGTAGTTTAAACTGAAAAGTTCCCCAGGATCATAGGCATAAGAAGAAGAACTCAATTGAAACACACAGTTAGTAAGTAAAGGTTTTTTCCACTACCAACTAGTCCAATATACCATGGCATTAGGAATCGTTGACTTTTGCATAATTACTTTTGGTGTTATATTATTGGTGGATGGTTATCAAGAGAAAACTCAAACAATAAATTGGATTAATACAAGACGAGGGCCCACCAAGACAAGTGTGAAATTAAGAGAAAGATGAATCAATTTGTTTGTATTGCAGTGATTAAAAGTAGTAGTTTACCCAGAGGCATCACGTTGAAGGCGATCTGCACCCCATGCCAACAGTTCCCTGATGCAATCCAAGGACCCCCCTTTGGCTGCAAGATGAAGAGGAGTGCTCCCAGGACAGCTGCATATAGCAATTTATTATTCCACAGAACAAATGAATAATTAATACATCAAATTGAAGCCTGTCACAAACCCCACTTACCCATATCTCCCTGTTGAAGCAGAAACAAGAGCTCCACTGTACAATAGAATATGTACACATTCAGGCCGTCTTTGACGGGCTGCCAAGTGCAAAGGTGTTGCACCCCTTCCATCTCTAATATTCACAAACCGAGCAAACCCCCTGCAATCAATTCTATTACTTTCttcttttaaatttgtaaaaaccAACATAATCAATCAATCAATCAGGAGGGGTGCCAAATCAGGAAAAAAAGAACCAACCAAGAAGCAGCCACAGGACTAGATTGAGCAGCAGAGAGAATTGCCTTAAGGCAAGAAGAATGGCCATAGTAAGCTGCATAGTGCAAGCAGGTCCTTCCATAACACGCATCAAACATTAATAcctgaaatttttttaaactcgttttcaataaaatatatccATTCTAGTCATAGAACAAGTACTCGGGATTCTATTGGCAAAACAAAAGCATCACAagaaatttttcaaatttgaaactTCCCATACATTAGCACCAGCTTCGAGGAGCTTTTCCACACAGGCGATCTTCCCGTGCATTGCAGCCAACATAAGCGGTGTCTGAATCGTTCAAAACCCAATGAACATTAGTACAGCAgcatttaaaaaacaaaatcccAGATTCAATAGAAACCAAGTTACCTGCTTTTGGCGATTCAACGCATCCGGATTCACAGATCCATCCAAAAGCCAAGATAAAACCTGCAGCAATTGGCAGAAAAgcagaaaaaggaaaagaagataAGCATAGAGAGATGTATTTTAGGTGAGGAGACGGGGAGGGAATTTTGAGCGAATACCCAATTGGGAAATTGCGTGTGAAGAAATGGAAAAAGGAGAAAGGGGCACCTGGATCTGGCCATTAGCAGCGGCAATATGAAGAGGGGAGTGGTGATCATAGACAGTGGTGTGGTTCATGAGAGAAGGGTGTGTGTGTAACAAAGCTGCTACAGTGTCTAGGTCCCCATGCTGCACAGCACGAAATAGGCCATGCTCATGGCTCCCTCTGCAACTCAGCCCCTGACCCATCACTTTCT
Encoded here:
- the LOC137824493 gene encoding putative E3 ubiquitin-protein ligase XBAT31, producing the protein MGQGLSCRGSHEHGLFRAVQHGDLDTVAALLHTHPSLMNHTTVYDHHSPLHIAAANGQIQVLSWLLDGSVNPDALNRQKQTPLMLAAMHGKIACVEKLLEAGANVLMFDACYGRTCLHYAAYYGHSSCLKAILSAAQSSPVAASWGFARFVNIRDGRGATPLHLAARQRRPECVHILLYSGALVSASTGRYGCPGSTPLHLAAKGGSLDCIRELLAWGADRLQRDASGRIPYVVALKHRHNACAALLNLSSAEPLVWPSSLKVISELNPDAKELLEQALMNANREREKNILKGSDYSLPSPAHSDGTDDNISEVSETELCCICFEQVCTIEVQDCGHQMCAQCTLALCCHNKPNPSTSRIVPPVCPFCRSSIARLVVVKKESLHDIDQDGVDITFSKPSKSRKTRTMNEGGSSSIKGLSSVNSFGKMGGRSSGKIAAENEWEDDKQQ